CAATTTGTGATAATataattgaatgtatgttagaACTACGGTTGATGTTTTAATTGTATGATGCCACCAACTTATCTTGTACAGACATTTATTAGTATTTGATTGGTATTATATTTAGCACAAAAACGTGGTACCATAGTAAACATTATCAACCCGCAGTTGTCCATTCTCCCCTGATCACAATTGTCAACTAATCGCAGACACACACAGCAGTGAGCCATTCCTTTCAGGAATACAGTTGCGGGGAAGTCTATGCGCCACAAAAAAAGTATTCAATAATGAGATTAAGATCcaaaaactaattacaaaaatcgtATTTCGTCTATGTCAAAAATCAACAATTTTTAATCCATCATCGCCTCAAACAAAACACCTACCCATCCAAATAAATGTGACTCTATGACCatcttaagaaaacaaaaactcgATCCTAAACGGTGGTCACCAAGTTCACTCATTACATCTATGCTAATTTGATATAATACATCATTGTGGGTGTaacaatagcaaaaaaaaaataaataaataaattatcaagcTAAGATGTGGATGCTGGTTTCCTGCCCCTAGGAGCAACAAAGGGCAATGAGCTTCTTGCAATTCTTCTGTTCCTTGCTGCCAtagccttcttctttgcttGCTCCTCATGCTCCATTTGTTGTAGGTCATCTATCATAGTGTCTACGGAAAAACTTTGACCTTGATCTTCAACGATGTTTGCTGAATAAAGTGCATGTGGGATGGGTCCATCATTGTTCATGTGAGATGCATTTGATGGCCCTATACCTAGAGTTGGCATGAATTGAAATTGGGATGCCTCCATCAAAGGGTCAAGAGCTACTCTAGTTGAAGGCATTGTAGTAGATCTTCTAGGTTGAAGTTTACTCTgcataattgaaaaatataatagttAAAGATGCTAGTAAATGAAAATACAATGAATTAGAGTTAaagaaaatacaacaattacTCTATTATTTATTAAGTTAAATATGCTAGGCAACAAATCAGAGGCAATACCCTAGATTGTGGTGGCTGGTCTACACTTTGACTATATGCATCAACAGGTTGATTCCCTGGCTGCCCAAACCAATCCTGTGCATTAAAAGTTCAAAAGTTagtgtatataattaattgttttATATCATATTCAGCATGTGTAGTAAACCAACCTCGCAGGGTGTATCTGCTTTGTTGTGGTACCGCTTGTTATGACCGGATAAACCACATAAACTACAAGTCATAACAATTGACCCTGTCCTCTTGATCTTACTAGTTCCACTTTTCAGCTTAACAACAACCTCTTCAGCTTGCAGCCTCCTCTTCTTCTGCCTTCTACCTCTTTTGGTCACTTGCCATTCGGGTGGGTTGAGAGGTGCTTTATCCACAAGAGGCCACAACTTCTTGCCATTAAGTGGCATAACGAGGTTCTCATAGCAAGTTAGGTAAGTGCTCACCTTGTAGCAATCATTTACGTAGTGCACAGGAAGGTCCATTTTCTCTATGATTGCCACACAAGCATGGCCACATGGAATGCCGGTGAGATCCCACCTCCTACAAGTGCAAGTGCGAGCAGGGAGATCAACCACAAACTCACCATCCTTACTTCTTACATACCACTGTGCTCCCCCGGACCAATCCACCTCGCTACCATCTGCAACTTCAAGGTTCTTCActaatttttcatgaattttaggGCATAAAGGGCCTATGACTCTCCTCATCTTATCCCTTCTTGTTTGAATCCTCTTCATTGTGCTAATGTGCATGTCTATTAGCATTGTCACAATTGACTTCTCCCTATCTTCCAAAAGTAGCTTATTGAAGCACTCACATAGGTTGTTTAACAATATATCACTCTTTACCTTCGTTAGAAAATGTGACTTGCTCCATTCGTTTGCTGGCCTATCCAATAACCACTCATATGCAGGTTTGGATTCCTTCTGCATCTTTTGCATCCAAAAGTTGTAGTCTGCAACTGTAGTTGATTTTGCAGCCTTCCAAAGGATATCTTTCAAAGCCAATCCCTTAAAGTCCTTTCTAAAGAAATTAGTGTACATGTGGCGCACACAAAATCTATGTTCTGTATTCGGATACATTTCCTCAATCACATTCTGCAATCCTTTTTGGCGGTCACTCATAAAGGTCCATTCGTTGCAGTTAACAATCTTTAAGTCCCCACCTAGATGTCTCATAAACCATCTCCAGGTGGAAGTATTCTCCCTTTGAACAATAGCAAATGCAATTGGATAGATGCAATCATTGGCATCTAAGGCAACTGCAACCAACATCTGACCCCCAAATGTACCCTTCAAAAAACATCCATCCAATCCTATTAGTTGCCTACACCCTGCAACAAATCCTTTCTTGCAAGCATCCAGGCATACATAAATTCCTTGGAATTTGGATTCATGCACTGCAATCCTACAGGTGGAACCTGGGTTTGTTCTCAACAACTCCTCTGCAAAGCTCCATAGTAACCCAAATTGGTGCCCATCCGTCCCCTCAATCAAAATCCTAGCCCATCTTCTAGCCCTCTAAGCAGTTTGTCTcacaatatttattttcaagtcATCCCTAACTCTTTTCATAATTAACTTAATCTTCCATTCTGGATCCAACCTAAAGGTTTCCAAATATCTCTCAGCTATATACTTAGCTGTGCAATGCCTATTTGTGCCATTTCTAATACAGGTGTGGATAGGATTATAAGTCTTATTTGTATGCAATTCAACTTCTTATTCTCCGATGCCCAAATCCTCCACTTACATCCACTTTTGCATATGACCTGTGCTCTCTTATCATCATTCGTTTTTAACCTCAAATTGCACCTCGTGGCTACCCCATGGTGTTTTACAGCTTTCCTAAACTGTGTGACATCCTTAAATGTCTTCCCTACCTCAAATTGAGGATCCCATATCTCTTTCTCTTCGTTAAATATAGGGAGTCTAATGTTGTTCTCCTCACTTGATGAGTAGTCGGTGTTCAACTCCTCGAACAACGGATCATATGAATGATCAGAGTCGTTATCCTCTCCAATTACGTCTGTGTGTTCCTCTTCAACAATAGGGTCGCAGTTCAGACCAATCGATACTCGCTCTGGAGCATTACTGTCATACTGAAAATCACCATCGTTCACATCATCTTCGGAGTCAGAAAGCTCTATTCCAGCATCGTCCAACTCATCCTCAAGCTCTGCAATTAGATTTCATTTCTATAGTTATGGTTCTGGGAAAGCTTTCACATGTAgcacaaaaaatttaacacaGATAAATCCAAAAGATGAATGATTTATTTGGAATGTAGAatcttttagttaaaaataaaaaaaataccttcaTGTGGTCCACCATCTTGGGTCTCCAATAAAGCGTCCTCAATAATGCTTGTGTGGTCCATTCTCCTTACTTGTGGGTCACCTTTGTCCTGGAAAACAAAAGCACTAGTTGTAAATACACAAAGCAAGAAGCACTGGTTGTGGGTCATCTTGCGAGAGAGcattttcaatatcatcatGTTGACTCAAATTAGGGCATAATTGCAATTAAATAATGACATGTTCAAAATTTCAACACTAGCACCAATTTATATGCAATTCAGTTTGAATAAGTTGCTTGGCTATGAAGTAGGACGAGAAGTAGAATAAAAGGtgcataatattatatatatatataaagttgatTAAAATAATAGACAAGTAAAATGTTTATAGTAGACAACCCACAAGTTAACTGTGAAATCACTTCcaaaagaagcaagaagcaCTTCCAACCCAGCAATCGCGCAGCAAAGGAGAACGGCGGCCACGAGCACGGAGCAATCGCGCAGCGAGGGAGAACTCACGAGCACCAAGCAATCACACGACGAGGACCCACGAGCACCCAACAATCTTGCAGCGAAGAAGAAGAGCGGCCACGAGCACCGAGCAATCGTGCGGCGAGGAAGAACAGTGACAGAAGCCCTTGATTTTGTGCTGTGCGTGCGTATCTGGTGACCAGCAGAAACccttaattttaattcaatttggtCATTTACTGGAAGCTTTAATTTCAATTTCGTCTCTAAGTTTCCAGTTAATTAATCTTACTTAAATGAGTTGGCAAATGACTTGGCGCTGACGGGGAGCTGACTCGGctaaaaatgaatatttaattGGATAATTTTGGATTTCGTTAGCCACGTCAGATTCTGTTAGTGTAATATTAGACAGAGTTATAACGAATGATAAATGGTTAACAATGAGTAAAATTTAGTGAGTAAGTGGTTACAATTTAAAGTTGAGTGAGCAAATAATTAATCACACAAACAAAGTCTCGAAATTAATCACAAGGGGCCGCAATCATATCTAGCATGATTCATGGGGTCTCTGAAGAGAACAGCCATCAGAACGATGCAGACAACTTTCACCAGCAGCGATGGATCGGGCTGGAACAGCAAGCCAATGAGATAGGTCTGTGTTGACAATCTCACCACCCTCATTCTCCTCTCTTTCACGTATTCATCCATGCCCTCTGCAACTTTCTTCATAACCTCCGGCCGTCCATATTTCGTCCCATCAACTCCGCCCAATTTTCCCGCCAAACACCTGCCCAAAACAACGGCGTCTTCCAAGCCTGCCGAGCCGCCCTGTCCCAGGAAGGGACCCATCACGTGCATGGCGTCCCCGGCGACCGTCACCGTTCCTTGCCGGAAGTTCGCCATTAGCAGGTCCCATGGAGCTCTGTATCTCAGCCGGGTAAGGGACAACGACTCCAGGTCACTGTCTTCTATCATTTGCTTAAATTCTGCTGGAAAATCATTAACAGCTGATTTCGCGGCCAACTGTCGAATAATCTCTGGATCTTCTGAGGCCTTCACATCTGCTCAGAATACACCCAAAAAGGACTCTCAGAgcaatttatttcttaaaaagcTATTACCGTTAATATAATTGTCGaagtacaaaaaataatttctaactatttttattttattctatttacaAATTAACGTCTTTTCCTCCATTCTACCAAATTCCATTCTGTCCCCGTCTCCCATATGCAGTGTGAAATAAAAGGCTACCTTTTGCACATGATGGTGATCTTTGAGAAACGAACCAGTAGACTAACTTGTGGTGAATCGGAACTCTTCCGACGATGGTGTTGTTTCTCCTCATTCGAACTGCTTCGAAGGGGAAAGCATGGCCGTTGGGATAATTCGTCAACCCTCTCACTGCAGAAAGAGAGAATTCTCTTGCATGCTTCAGACCCAAGTAGTCGGCGATCACCGAGTTCGATCCGTCACATCCGATCACAATCTGCAAGAGGAGGATAGAGTATGcatctttcttaatttcttgTATAGTTAGTATTTGATCACATTTTAAAGCAGGAAAtgaatgtgatatatatatatatatgaaaaaactTAGTTACAAGAATGATCGATCAGATTCAGGGGTGGTTAATTATCAGTCGATCACATTTTATAGTTATGcttagctatatataaaatattggacCAAGAACCACTGATCCAACAACCAATCCAATTGAATTGATAGGAGTACAGTACAGTGCATACCTTGGCAACAATAGATCTTCCGTCGAGAAGTTGGAGGATGGGATGGGAAGCACGGGGAGGAAGCTTAACAGAGACTACTTGGCACCCAAATTTTATGGTCCCGGGAGGCAGTGAATCTGCTAGTGCATTGACTAGGTCACTCCTTTTCAAGCATCGAGCTTCCCCAATCCTGTCACACGATCATTCTCATGCGTATCATTCTactctactctctctctctctctcggttttTAAGTAAAAGGGTATTACGAATCGATCAATATTAGCTAAGAAAAATGCAATCCGAGTATAATAAATCTAACCAAAGTAGCTCTTTGTCACGCCGTGGCCTAAGTCACTTCTATTTTTAATAGGTTCAACAAGACCAAGATGGAAggaaattttttaacttaaaatgaaaaccataaGCTATAATCAATTAGATAAAAGTTTTTGAGCTTACCCAAGTGGTATTTTCTTCGTCAAGCCCTTGTCCAACGATACTTCCCGACCCCTACATACAACACACATTCGATTTATCAGCTAGCACCCACATGGAATTTTTAccatgatatatattatttataacacagatataaaacatatatatacaactggCATGAtactaattttattatttatttataacactAACACTCGCAACTACTGCTAGAACGTACGACAGAAGCCATCCGATCGATTTTGATGCAAAGCACGGATGATAATATGAACTGTTTCCTTTGAATTGAAGAAGTTGTGTATTATCAGTAAACTTAGCATTAGATAATTAGTTTTTGAAAGCCATAATGAATTGAACTCGTagcaaataaattatattatatggtGTTTTTGAATTAGATTATTCAATTATAATATGATATTAAAGGATCAATTGATGTTGGATGCCGAAGGAGACCCATGTGGTTGGTAGATTAGTTTATTTGATGAAAGTCttagaattatatattattactttttcTTCACCCCCTTCTGATCTTCTTGTCGATGGACCTGTGACAGTGGCACTAACTGCTCGTCCACAACCCTCTGGAAGTAGTTGTCGGAGTTGCTGGAGACCTATAAGCATCGTCAATTAACGAAGGGTAAtgatgtttgattttatttttataattttaaatatagtaaaattaatattggAGCCTACGAAATAAGACTCAAACCAAATTGGGGgttgataaaattatatatatagattatttaaatatttaaatttaacatcaTATTATTTAAACACATGAACTCCAATCTTCTTCTCCGTTAATTCCAATCCACTGGGTCTATGACTTAACAAGAAGGGAGCATAAAGTGCCTTCCGTGATAATCAAGATCGAGGATCGAGTCTCGTAAGCGACAGTGTGGAGTACTTCTCTCCAAAGTGAGGAGAATTCCTTGTGTGCGGTGAGCCTGAATCTAGCCATTGCATACGATTAGATCACCATAATTAACCCTCCATGTCTTATCAGACTAGGTGTGAGAACACCCAGCATGAACGATTTCATCAGTTGGACCAACAATGTGTAAACAGCAATAAATGGATAGGGAAACAAAGTGTACGTAGGGTCATAATGAACAGAGACTTGGCAAAACGGCAAAAATTGAAGAGCTGGGCTGCTGTCCACTCATTATATTAtgcattaattttataaaaaaaattataatttcataataaaaacataaatatagaagaaaaatatcaattaatggCAATAGCCAATAATCGTATACTTCTTTCTTGGGATCCGCTCCTTTTAGGGCTCTGATCCCTAGATTTCatgattttagaaaatttgaatataCCCTGTAGTTCTTTCTTGGTTCAAAAGGTAAAATCACTCGGTCTGAGCGCTCCTCACATCCGACTCAACAGAACGTGAGAGAAGGTTAATCATGGTAACCCAGCCGGACGCAGTGGCTAGACCCGAGCTCACCACGCACAAAGAGCCCCCTCTTACTTTGGAGAAAGGTACCTCACAGTGGCACTTACGAGACTCGATCATTGATCTTGGTCTAAAATTTACCACAGAAAACACTTTGTGCCCTCTTCTTGACCAACTGGGCTGTCCACGTGGGCAGCCCTATAGTTCTTTCTTAATCATTAGTTCAATGAATTAAGTTATATTTTctgacaataataataataattgatataggagagagagattgagagagggagGGTGGGCGCGTACCCTTTAAGGGGAAGAGCAGTGAGTCTGAGAGAAGAAGCAACGCCGAGGCTGTGAAGGGCACGCCAGCCATTAGCCAAGATGCCAATAGCTGCGCCGCTTGCCCTTACACTCTctgatctttccaacaccaCGCTTCTGATTCCCTTCCTGCACCACCCAAAGCCATGCAAGTGCAACTTCACCataatatttcttcttcttcttcatcttcatcatatatatatatagttatatatttaaggaggaagaagaggaagaggtggAGAAATTACGTACCTGTGTAGAGCAAGGGCGGTGGCTAGGCCACAGATCCCACCTCCGACGATCACTATCCcatattcttcttccttttcttcactcatatccatctctctctctctctctctctctctgagatgTTATTAATAGAGTTGGGTGCGTTATTCAACAATGGAGAACATGTCTATCTGTAGGGCCATCTATTATTAATAGAcagatattttcatttttagccAATATCTGTGGACTAACTTTTGAGCAACTTTTcgctttttgtttttttctgaTTAACTTTTAAAACCAACTAAACTACTttgttttatgataaataatacatttattttatatgtttctCTAAAGTAATAGAAAATCTTTAGGTGTGGatatcaattatttaatattattctatatcatcgTATACCTTTTACTATTCTTTAAGAGTCACATGGAGTACATTAAAAAGATATGTAATGGGTCCTCAACTATATAAATTAGggaagtatataaaaatttaggCATGGTACTTGCAATAAAAAGATTTAAACCCtgataaaaagatattttaaaaatattgccGGTAAATTTGGGTTGATAAACAAGTTATCATCTAAGGTTTCACAATACCACCTAGGGTCAATCTTAAACGTATACACACAGCGCATCTAGAACACAAATCATGTAGGAGCACAAATATTTGCTTGTAATAATACTGATATTGATGGCTAAATGAAGACACCCAAAAGCAGTTTCTGGATGACAAATAATGAGCATATTTAATTTGCTAAGAATGGAGAAATGCAATCAGGAAACAATTAAGATTCAACTATTTGAATCCTCGGAAGTCATTTCACAAACTGCTGCTCCTTCCATCTCACCATCAGCGACCATGAAGAAGTGCCAACTCATGTCATGGAAAGCTCCAAAATAATCATCTGAAACTGTGTTGATTCCAAACTCCTTTGTGAATCTTCCAACAGCCAATACATGCTTTCCCGAATCGACAAGAGTGGAGTTCTTAAAGACCGAAACATTTTCTTCGTATGCCTTGAAGCTGTTCCCAAACAGCAGAATTCGATGCAACGTACCCGTCTTCCAATTTGCCTGCACCAGATTGTCGTATAATTCTACCTCGCAATGTGGCATAAAGAACAGTGTTGGCTTCAAAGCTCGTCGGCAACCACGTTCGTTGATTGACAGAACAGAACAACCAAGCCGTTCGAGTGCCCGACATTCTGTAGCAGATAGAATTGGATCAAACACTTCCACGTCCCCAATCCAACTGAACCTTTTTCTCATCAAAATCGCAACAACTAGCTGAAATTGGGGCGGCTCATATGATTCGATGCTGCCAAGACCATAAATCACCATCTGCATCCTTGACTCGGAACCCAATACCGTAAGAATGTAATGCATGATTTCAGGAGCCTGTATTTGATCCATTAGAGTACAAAAGAATTTGGAGCTCTCAACTTTCTTCATACATACTTGAATCTTCCGGATCAATTTTGATTCCCTGTCAGGATTGGTTTCGTGGTCCGTTGGTACCCATGATTGTTCTTGTTCAGAGATCCTAGTTTTGAGCAAGTTCATTCTCTGTTTCCCTCGACGAGGCAAAACAATTGTCCAGTCTCCTTCTGTTCTTGGCTTTTCTCGTGTGAGTGTTTTTGCAGAAGCAGCCATGCCAATGAGCACAGATACCTATTCTTCTACTCAACAGTATGCTGCCTGTTAAATATTTGGTGTGGTGTGAATGTCAGGAGTACATAAAAATTGTGGTCACTGGAGTTTCTATGAATAAAGCTAAAAATGATTGATTACTATGTTTAATGTGTAGGATAAGTAAATATATAGACATGTGTAGGGAAGGCAAATGTATAGGATCAATTTATAAATGCGTGTGCACAGAGGCAAGATCATTTTGAGAGGTATAGCATGGATTGCAGGCGGGCcattgaaatatttttagatcCAAAATACTCAACCATAGAGAAATGGTACTCacgtaaaaataaattaaataatcataGAGGCAAGACCGTTTTGAGGGGTTTCGTGATCAAATATGCAAGCACAACATGTAACCCTTCCATTTTCTCACCCCATTGATCGCctgttatcttttttttttggggggggataAAAGATGAGATATATCATTAAAAAGGAAGAATGATCAAGTTACAGAATAAAAAAACCACCCAAAAACTAGTAACACTGCCAACTGCCCATTGTCTTAACCCAACTGATAACTATCCTAAGAATGTAGAACTAACTAGGAAAAGCAGgaaacaaacaaacagagcaGAACAGGGCACCACGCATTACAGGCTAATGGGACTTTCAAGATACAACCAATACTGATTTCAAGACAACCAAAACTGATTACAAGACAAAAATAGGCAACTTCAGCCTGAAATGACCACAACAGAGTTCTCACTGACTGACACAAAAGATAACCCAACTGCAAAAGTGCATATTATCAAGGCTCTTAATGACATAACTTCACAGCAAGAGAATCCAAACCAATTCACAGAGTCCTTTCTAGCACCTTCAGAAAAAGAACAGCTGAAGATGAACACCAAGATGCATCCTCAGCACAAGTGCAGCAACAGCATACAAAAGACTCCACCCCTATTACCAGACCACCTCATCGTCAAAAGAGGATCTACAAGCCCCAGTTTTTTGGAAAATTACTCCACAGAAAAtggcaaattaaaaaaattgttcaaatacaaaattttccaaatagaaAATAGAGATAAAGTGCAGTCCTCCATATTTGGACTAGACTTAGAAAATACTTAAAAGAGTTTTCAAAGTTTTCCTTATtcatttggagatttggaaaacacgggttttcaaaaattttccccaaattatctccatctccttctctaacacaagttaccaaaaagaaattaaaacatctcTATCTTTTTTGAACATATGTTCTAATTTTCTAgaatagaaattatttttcagtATTTATAACATGTGCatgtgtttttcaaattttctatggaaaatgaagaCTAGAGATTTTTCAGAAAATTGGAGATTAAAAACTAGAAATCattttctacaactaaacaTCCCTTACAAGTTCCCTCTCCCTCAAAATAAAGATAACAGCTCCACACCTAGCGGAAAAGACAAGAATCAGCATCAATAAGAGCATCACCCAACAGCCAACTatattccattccattccatatCCATCAAACATTAATCTTAGAGCATAGATGGAAACAAAATTTAGTATAGCTACAGCCTAGAATTCAAACCAACTCTCATAACTTTAACAAATTCCCTAGAAGCCAAATCCTTTGGGGCATCAGATCAGAAGAGAATCCAAACAACCAGCTCAATATTATATAAGGATTAAAAACCAAACATCTAAAAGCCTTTCAAGGGATCACATAAGAACCAAGCATCAATTAGAGCCAAATTAACTTGCCAAAAGAGAAAACAGATCCTGTTGAGGAAACACACCAGAACCTCCAATATTCCCTTCCAGACTTTCAGCCAAAGGAATGTTGTAATCAGAGAAGGATAAACAAATTACAGCtaatataatagaaaatgatCAGCCGACTGAGATGTCTTACAAAATAGATCAAACAAGTCCTCCAGATTTTCATGCAATAAACTTACCAAACAACTTATAACCAATTATCCCATACCTTCCATCAACCTTTCAAGATCCTAATCCCACCAAAAGAAGCACAAGGAATTAGGAACATGGCCAGACCCCAAGTCTGAAACAAATCCAAACCAGAAACCAAATGAAAACGTATAAACAAAGGAATGGAGTGAACCCAATCCTAAGCCAAACCTGAGATCCTTCTGTCTAGTCCAAACCCTTTTAGCAGAGAAACTCACACTTGTactggatttttcttttttaaataaaaggtcaaataatatttgaagaagagcaaaaacaaGGACAGCCCACAGTAACAGATCATCAAATACAGAAAAACAACCCCTCTCAGTCTATTCAACACAGAAGAACACTACAGTcatcacaaaaatatatatatatatatatatatcagaagATCAAGGCACCAGAGAATTCAAAACAGTGACCAAAACAACAACCTCACCCAGTTTATTAAACACATATGGACACAACTGTCATCGCagcaaaaatatcataattcaTGGCTCCAAAGAAATCAAAATAGGATTAGTTCCACTCCAGAAAAACGGCAGTGATGTTGGAGACTAACAACCTCCAATTCCAACTCCTAGAGCACAGTAAGAACCAAAATCAGAGAGTGAAGCAACAGGTTGTAAAACACCAATTTTCAAGAACTCAtctgtaaaatttttatataggaAACCCATTATTATTCACCACATTTAACTCCAGACTTACAGCAGCAACATACCCAAAAGACACAACCCTATTTATCCACTCCCCTTTCCATTCAACTACCAGTTCTCTCATACAAACGTTACCATTGCATACTATTGTAACCTTTTGGAAGTCCTTCCATGGAATGGGGATGACATTGCTGGGTGAACCAGGACTAGAATCGGAAccaataaatagtaataaaaatatatatctagaACAACAAAAAACTAATTTGAAAGCTAGGGTCACCAAAGAAACACATTGGATTGCCGCAGAAAAGGCTTCAGCCTACAacggaaagaaaaaaataaaaccaagatcCATGGCATAAGTACGCAACAAGAGATATTCACGTTCAATTATGGATAAGATCAAGCAAGCAAAGACGAATTTCAGAGATAGAAAAAGTTCGAACAAGTACCCGAAAATCTTCGAAGAAGAAATCGGACACTTCCGTGTCTTCTTCTTTCGataaaatcaatcaattaatcGACTTTGGTTGTGTGCTAAAGCTACCGATCCGTTGAGGAGAAAGAACGAGGAGTTCTAGTCAACGACGGTGATTGGAGACGCAACCGCCGACGAAGGAGAAAGGACTCGCGAAAATCGCCCACACCTGGGACAACGATGTAAATCTAGAGAGA
This window of the Diospyros lotus cultivar Yz01 chromosome 5, ASM1463336v1, whole genome shotgun sequence genome carries:
- the LOC127801329 gene encoding monooxygenase 1-like isoform X1 yields the protein MDMSEEKEEEYGIVIVGGGICGLATALALHRKGIRSVVLERSESVRASGAAIGILANGWRALHSLGVASSLRLTALPLKGGREVSLDKGLTKKIPLGIGEARCLKRSDLVNALADSLPPGTIKFGCQVVSVKLPPRASHPILQLLDGRSIVAKIVIGCDGSNSVIADYLGLKHAREFSLSAVRGLTNYPNGHAFPFEAVRMRRNNTIVGRVPIHHKLVYWFVSQRSPSCAKDVKASEDPEIIRQLAAKSAVNDFPAEFKQMIEDSDLESLSLTRLRYRAPWDLLMANFRQGTVTVAGDAMHVMGPFLGQGGSAGLEDAVVLGRCLAGKLGGVDGTKYGRPEVMKKVAEGMDEYVKERRMRVVRLSTQTYLIGLLFQPDPSLLVKVVCIVLMAVLFRDPMNHARYDCGPL
- the LOC127801329 gene encoding monooxygenase 1-like isoform X2; translated protein: MDMSEEKEEEYGIVIVGGGICGLATALALHRKGIRSVVLERSESVRASGAAIGILANGWRALHSLGVASSLRLTALPLKGGREVSLDKGLTKKIPLGIGEARCLKRSDLVNALADSLPPGTIKFGCQVVSVKLPPRASHPILQLLDGRSIVAKIVIGCDGSNSVIADYLGLKHAREFSLSAVRGLTNYPNGHAFPFEAVRMRRNNTIVGRVPIHHKLVYWFVSQRSPSCAKDVKASEDPEIIRQLAAKSAVNDFPAEFKQMIEDSDLESLSLTRLRYRAPWDLLMANFRQGTVTVAGDAMHVMGPFLGQGGSAGLEDAVVLGRCLAGKLGGVDGTKYGRPEVMKKVAEGMDEYVKERRMRVVRLSTQTYLIGLLFQPDPSLLVKVVCIVLMAVLFRDPMNHARYDCGPL
- the LOC127801330 gene encoding protein SENSITIVITY TO RED LIGHT REDUCED 1 produces the protein MAASAKTLTREKPRTEGDWTIVLPRRGKQRMNLLKTRISEQEQSWVPTDHETNPDRESKLIRKIQVCMKKVESSKFFCTLMDQIQAPEIMHYILTVLGSESRMQMVIYGLGSIESYEPPQFQLVVAILMRKRFSWIGDVEVFDPILSATECRALERLGCSVLSINERGCRRALKPTLFFMPHCEVELYDNLVQANWKTGTLHRILLFGNSFKAYEENVSVFKNSTLVDSGKHVLAVGRFTKEFGINTVSDDYFGAFHDMSWHFFMVADGEMEGAAVCEMTSEDSNS